The Papaver somniferum cultivar HN1 chromosome 6, ASM357369v1, whole genome shotgun sequence genome segment TTTTACATCGTCATTCTACTGTTGATTCCAAGTCCACCTAGGGCCTGGATAATTCGGGTAGAAAAAAACTAGTAGTACAAGTTCGACTAACATCATTTTTTCCCTTGATGTCTCTCGGCCAACTTTCATCTTACATAGAAAATAATCAATGTACGAAAGGCACAGATGGTGCTGTTGGAAGAAATACCTCAGGCCGGTATTCCATTCACTTGAGTTTAATACTGCTTACCTGTTGCTGTCTGGTGGTGGGCTacttggatgatgatgaaactgtaCGTAACTATGATAGCAGTAAAGCCCATTTATGTATTCCGGGTGACAGTGGGGCATCCCGGGAAAAGTTCTATTCTACTCTAACTAAGCTTCTTACTTGTATTACGTTTAACTCACGAGTCTTAGTTAGTTTGTTATTGATGAACTCGGTATTCGGAATCTGAATCAGCTCTTGGATCGCACCGAGTCATATGGTGACGGCATCACTTTCTTTCTATTCCGCGACACATCTTCCGATCCTCCTCCAAGTTCTTCTGATGGTGGAGGTCTTGCACTGTTCAGCACCGGTAAACCAGAAAATACGTCGGAAAGCAATACAGTTGCGGTTGAGTTTGACACCTTCAAGAACGCATGGGATCCAAGTGCAGATCATGTCGGTATTAACGTTAACTCGATTGTATCCGTGGCGAACGTGTCGTTAGAAAAGGATAGTTTGAAGGATGGAAGAACTGCTAATGCTTGGGTAACTTACAATGGCACTACAAAAAACCTAAGTGTTTTTCTAACTTATGATAATAATCCGGTTTTCAGAGAGCAAAATCCTATTTTGTTTCACATTGTTGATCTAAGCAAGGTTCTACCCAGGAAGATTATTGTTGGATTTTCAGCTTCCATGGGAAGCGGAGTGGAAATCCATAAAATCCTTTCTGGCAATTTAATTCCACGTTTGATGGCGCTGATGCACGCAAAAGGAGATTCAAACTTACCCAATAGAGCTCCAGACTACAGTGGAAGACGAAGAAATTTCTGGCTGGGTGAAGGTTTCAATAACCTAAAACAAGACAAGATAACCAAAgcaacaagataagaaggataaTTCCCTTGTCTTTCATTGATAACAAagactcctatataaaggagtagggttacaagatattctaaaagaggttacaagatattctaaaagaggtgaatatcttCTCAATACAAGTaagtaaatatatacaaaatatacaagaatatacccaataccccccctcaagttggagcatgaagagtcGAAATGCCCAGCTTGAGAAGAAGAGTTTGAAACTGCTGACGTCCCAAGGCTTTAGTCAGAATATCAGCTAGTTGAGTGGTAGTATGAATATAGGATGGACGAATAGTACCTCGAATTATTTCGTCACGTACAAAATGACAGTCAATCTCGATAtgctttgttcgttcatgaaagaCGGGATTATTAGCGATATGTAACGCTGCTTGACTATCACAGTGAAGCGAGACTGGTTTTGTATATCCTACACCAAAATTCCGTAATAACCCTTTTAACCAAATGATTTCACAAGTTGTGGAAGCTAaagcacgatattctgcttcggctgacgaACGAGAAACTGtggtttgtttctttgttttccaagatATAGGAGAACCCCCGAGAAAGATAAAATGTGCCGTGAGAGAACGTCGACTAAGTGGACAActagcccaatctgcatcacaaTAAGCATCAAGAACCAACTTGGAATCAGCACGAAGTAAAATACCTTGCCCCGGGCTAGATTTCAAATAACGCACAACTCTAAGTGCAGCATCCCAATGTGATTGAGTTGGATGTTGTAAAAAATGGGAAAGAATATGAACAGAATAACATAGATCCGGCCGTGTAAGATTAAGATAGATCAGTTTCCCTACCAGCCTTCTGTAACGAGCAGGATCAGTCATAGGTGAGTCTGAGGCAAGAGCCAGCCTATGATTttcttccatgggaatattagctggttttgaacCAAGAAGACCTGTTTCTGTCAATATATCTAGAGCATATTTGCGCTGACAAAGGAAAATTCCTTTGGAACTTCTAGCTACCTCAATGCCTAGAaagtattttaattttcccaaattcttcatgtgaaagcaTCTGCCTAGATATTCCTGAAATTTTCGAATAGCATCTGTGTTGTTACCAGCAATAAcaagatcatccacatatacaagaatatacatgataataTTCCCATGACGATACAGAAATAACGAATGATCATAAGCACTAGTAGAAAACCCATAAGTACGCAAAGCAGCTGCTAGCTTAGcataccaacaccgtggagccTGGCGTAGACCATACAATGACTTACGAAGTCTACAAACTTTGCCAGATAATCTCATACTAAAACCAGGAGGAAGTCGCATATAGACTTCTTCATTTAAATCCCCATGAAGAAAcgcattatgcacatccatctgaACTAATTCCCAGTTATTTATTGCAGCAACTGCAAGAAGAGTTCTCACAGTAACCATCTTTACTGTGGGAGCAAAAGTTTCAGTGAAATTAATTCCTTCctgttgatgatttccaaaaacaactaatctggCTTTGTAACGTTCAACAGAGCCATCAGACTTTCGCTTAATGCGAAAAACCCACATGCAACCAATTGCAGACTTGTTGGCaggcaaatcttcaattgtccatgtaccattggaaataagtgcagcaATCTCATCCTGCATTGCCTGACGCCATCTTGGATCAGCCATTGCCTCTTTGAATGATTTGGGTTCAACATCAGTTGAAATAGCTGCAACAAAACAACGATGTGCAGTAGAAAATGCATCACAATTCACAAAATGAGTTATAGGATAGGGAGTACCTGAGGACTTGACTGGTATAGGTGAAGCTGCAGGGGAAACCAAGGTTGTGTTAGACTGCTTTGAGACACCCTGCCATTGGACAAAATCCTTGTGCCTAACATTCTCAAATTTTGTACGTTTACCCCGGCCAAGTTCCTCATCTGAAACTGTAGTACAATGATCTCGACCATCTGTATCTTCTGTGAGAGAAGAAGTGACAACATCCGTACCAGACGCAGGCACAGTAGAAGAAAAAGCAGGCACTGAATCAATATGTGCATCATTCTCAGCAATGTGTGCTGTGTGATGTGCATCATCCAAGCAGACTGACGGAACATGAGAACTAGTCTGTGGAGGTGTAGTGTCAACAGGCGAGAGAGTAGCAACGGAAGAAGAACCACCAGATACATGTGCATTATTGTAGTCAGTTGCAAAATGATCATCAGACAAATTTCTAGGAACTGAATCAGTGACCGCGTCAGAATACAGTGAGTGCAGTTTTTGAAGCTCATCATTATCTGCCAACGGGAAAGTATCTTCAATAAAATGTACGTCTCGAGACTGAAAGTAATGACCTGTGTCAAGATCAAATAAATGCCAGGCCTTCTTTCCAAAAGGATAGCCGAGAAATATGCAACGACGACTACGACTGCCAAATTTATCACCAGGATTGATATTTTTTGCGTAACAGAGACATCCAAAAACCCTAAGAGAGTGAATAGATGGAGCTGAACCATAAAGAAGATCATAAGGCGTCTTGAAGTGAAGAATACGAGAAGGGGTTCGATTAATTAAGTAGGCAGCAGTAAgaacacattctccccaaaagtCAATTGGTAAGGATGCTTGAAACGTAGCGCACGAGCAACATTAAGAATGTGACGATGCTTTCTTTCCACCCTAGCATTTTGCTGCGGTGTCTTAACAACCGAGGTTTGATGAATAATGCAATTGTTTCGAAAATAAGAGACAAGACCTTTGAACTCGGTTCCATTATCACTGCGGA includes the following:
- the LOC113286558 gene encoding agglutinin-2-like, producing the protein MIAVKPIYVFRLLDRTESYGDGITFFLFRDTSSDPPPSSSDGGGLALFSTGKPENTSESNTVAVEFDTFKNAWDPSADHVGINVNSIVSVANVSLEKDSLKDGRTANAWVTYNGTTKNLSVFLTYDNNPVFREQNPILFHIVDLSKVLPRKIIVGFSASMGSGVEIHKILSGNLIPRLMALMHAKGDSNLPNRAPDYSGRRRNFWLGEGFNNLKQDKITKATR